The Anabaena sp. WA102 genome contains a region encoding:
- a CDS encoding glycosyltransferase — MKISLCMIVKNEETSLPKCLGSVNNFVDEIVVLDTGSTDKTPQIAQQFGAKVYYFPWNNNFSSARNEALKYVTGDWILVLDADETLTDEIIPLLKTVISKEEYLVINLVRQEVGSTQSPYSLVSRLFRYHPNISFDRPYHALIDDSVTAILTQEPHWQIGYLPGVAILHTGYQKAVINEQNKYAKAAAAMEEFFASHPNDAYVCSKLGALYMQMGKIDAGMELLNRGLNQLIGNQVNEEKKTLSKFKHSQSQKFAVDFDEDINYDILYELHYHLGIAYTNLQNLSPAISHYQAAVKLPIYPLLKLGGYNNLGNLLKNVGDLPAAKIAYETAIKIDPNFVTGYYNLGMVCKAMGLFREAIDAYNNAINLNPDYAEAYQNLGVVLLKIGDVQGSLEAFEYAISLHELNNPEEAKRLYQGLKEMGLI; from the coding sequence ATGAAAATCAGTCTCTGTATGATTGTAAAAAATGAAGAAACTAGCTTACCAAAATGTCTAGGAAGTGTTAATAATTTTGTTGATGAAATTGTAGTTCTTGATACGGGTTCAACTGACAAAACCCCACAAATTGCTCAACAATTTGGGGCTAAAGTGTATTATTTCCCCTGGAATAATAACTTTAGTTCGGCTCGAAATGAAGCTTTAAAATATGTGACAGGTGATTGGATTTTAGTTTTAGATGCTGATGAAACTTTGACAGATGAAATTATCCCCTTACTTAAAACAGTTATTAGCAAAGAAGAATATTTGGTAATTAATTTAGTACGTCAAGAAGTCGGTTCAACACAATCACCTTATTCTCTGGTTTCTCGACTATTTCGTTATCATCCTAATATATCTTTTGATCGCCCTTATCATGCTTTAATTGATGATAGTGTCACCGCAATTCTCACTCAAGAACCACATTGGCAAATTGGTTATTTACCAGGAGTAGCAATTCTCCATACAGGTTATCAAAAAGCTGTAATTAATGAACAGAATAAATATGCTAAAGCCGCAGCCGCAATGGAAGAGTTTTTTGCCAGTCACCCCAATGATGCTTATGTATGCAGTAAATTGGGAGCTTTGTATATGCAAATGGGGAAAATTGATGCGGGTATGGAGTTATTAAATCGAGGATTAAATCAATTAATTGGTAATCAGGTTAATGAAGAAAAAAAAACGTTAAGTAAATTTAAACATTCGCAGTCACAGAAATTTGCAGTTGATTTTGATGAAGATATAAATTACGATATTTTATATGAATTACATTACCATTTAGGAATTGCCTACACGAATTTACAAAATTTATCCCCAGCTATTTCTCATTATCAAGCTGCGGTGAAATTGCCTATCTATCCCCTTTTGAAATTAGGAGGATATAATAATTTAGGAAATTTACTCAAAAATGTAGGAGATTTACCAGCAGCAAAAATTGCTTATGAAACAGCCATAAAAATTGATCCTAATTTTGTAACAGGTTATTATAATTTAGGGATGGTATGCAAAGCAATGGGGTTATTTCGTGAAGCTATTGATGCCTATAATAACGCCATTAATTTGAATCCTGATTATGCAGAAGCTTATCAAAATTTAGGGGTTGTACTCTTGAAAATTGGCGATGTTCAAGGTAGTTTAGAAGCTTTTGAATATGCCATTTCTCTCCATGAATTAAACAACCCTGAAGAAGCAAAACGACTTTATCAAGGTTTAAAGGAAATGGGTTTGATTTGA